In the Pontibacillus sp. HMF3514 genome, AATGGAAAATTGTATTAACGGTTGCTATCGGGATTTTGAAATTTGGTATCCCATTGTTGCTTCCTTTGATTTCAAAGTACGTGATTGACGATATTATTAATGCTGATATGAGTCAGGCTGCGAAAATAGATGAACTACTTTGGATTATGGGTGGAGGGCTTTTAGTTTTCTTAGTCATTCGACCTCCAGTTGAATATTTTAGACAATACTTAGCTCAATGGACGGCAAACACGATTTTGTATGATATACGAGGTAAACTCTTTGATCATATACAACGTTTGAGCCTTCGTTTTTATTCAAAAACGAAAACAGGCGAAGTCATTTCTCGCGTCATCCATGATGTTGAGCAAACGAAAAACTTTGTCATTACAGGACTCATGAACATCTGGTTGGATATGATTACGATCGTCATCGCAATTGGTATTATGCTTTATATGGACGTTTGGCTTACACTCGTTTCTATCGCACTCTTTCCCCTATATGGTTTTGCAATTAAGTATTTTTATGGACGATTGAGGGATCTAACGAAAGAACGTTCTCAAGCTTTGGCTCAAGTACAAGGTCATTTACATGAACGTGTGCAAGGGATGCCTGTTGTGAGGAGTTTTGCTTTAGAAGACTATGAACAAGGACAGTTTAATGAACAAAATCGACACTTTCTTGATCGTGCGATTAAACACACTAGCTGGAATGCAAAAACATTTAGTGTAACATCTACAATTACAGATTTAGCCCCTCTATTAGTGATTACGTTCGCAGGTTATCAGGTGATTACAGGCAATATTCAGGTAGGTACCATGGTTGCGTTTATTGGGTATATGGAACGTGTGTATAGCCCATTACGTCGTCTGGTGAACTCCTCAACTGTGTTAACCCAGTCTCTAGCATCGATGGATCGTGTTTTTGAATTTATGGATGAAAAATACGACATTAAGGATAAAAAGGGTGCTGAAAAACTCACTAGTGTCTATGGTGATGTGAAGTTCGATAACGTATCCTTCCGTTATGATGAGGATGAACCGCTTGTTCTGAAAGACTTATCCCTAGATGTGAGGAAAGGCGAAACGATAGCCCTTGTTGGTATGAGTGGAGGAGGGAAGTCCACCCTTGTCAGCTTGATTCCACGTTTTTATGATGTGGAAAAAGGGAGCATCAAAATTGATGGAAAAGACATTAGAGATGTCGAGGCACGTTCTCTTAGAGATAAGATAGGTATGGTGCTCCAGGATAATATTTTGTTTAGTGATTCTATTCGGATGAACATTAAAATGGGGAACCCTGATGCTACGGATGAAGATATGATCGCCGCTGCAAAACAGGCCAATGCTCATGACTTTATCATGGGACTTCCAAACGGCTATGACACTCTTGTAGGGGAGCGTGGGGTGAAACTTTCTGGTGGTCAAAAACAACGTGTCGCTATTGCTCGTGTATTTTTGAAAAACCCACCACTGTTGATTTTAGATGAAGCTACATCTGCACTTGATTTAGAGAGCGAGAATCTTATTCAAGAGGCAATGGAAAAATTAGCTGCGGACCGCACAACATTTATCGTTGCGCACCGTTTATCTACGATTACACATGCTGACCGAATTGTACTGATTGAAGATGGTCAAATCAAAGAAGCAGGAAGCCACCAAGAACTGATGAAAAAACAAGGTGGATACTATAACTTATATCAAGTTCAGCAGCTTGATGATTCAAATCCAGAATACTTGGGCACGTAAGATAAAACCACACTCATTTTGGAGTGTGGTTTTTGTGTGCAGTATTATTTTACAGCCGGCTTCTGCTTCTTACCTACATTAATTTGTTCTGTGCTGTGATAATGTTGGTAGGTTGTGACCAGTTTCTGCAAACGCATTAACTGATGGTGATAGTCCATCAACCTCGTAGCTAAAGGTAAGAACATTAGCTGTTCTTTTTCATCGTCCCTGTTTTCATAAAATTGAATCAAGTATTCAACTAGTGCAGGGATATCGGGAACGCCTGACTCTTCGATTGGGTTTTTTTCTGGACGGATTCGTCCCATTACAGATAAAATGATTTTTTCATGAGCGTGAATCGTTTTATCTAGTTCTGTAATTAAGGTTTGACGGAATTCTTCAGGTACTTTGTCCATTTCATTTTCAAGCTTGCAAAACGTTTTTAAAACATCGAAGCTTTTTCGAGTTGTAGCCATTAAATGGCGAAATAAGATCAACTTACGCGCCTTTTGGAATCGCCGTTTTTTCAAGTAAGTTCGTTCTTCTTGATAAAGACTGTACGTGTGATCCACATTCATTAATTCGCTATCAATTCGCTCGATCTCTTCTCGTAAAGCAGGGCGATCGGATAGATGACGTGTTGTAATACGTAGCCACTGCAAAATGTCCGAGGTATTTCGGTCAATATTTGAAAAAAGCTTCGTCTCATATTTAGGTGGAAGAAACACCAAGTTTACTATAAAGGATGAAAAAATTCCGATCATCAGTGAAGAAAACCTAAGTAATGTAAACTGAAAAAATGGCATGTCTGTTGTTTCCATAATAGCGATAACGGCCACTAATGCAAGTAGGACGGTATTTTCCTTCATATTAAATTTGATACAGAGTGCAATGACAATCACAATCGTAAAACCAATAATAAATGGATCTTTTCCTAGTGTTAAAACTACAATAATAGCACTTAAGGCACCGATTATATTAGCCTGCACTTGTTCAATAATGGACTGTACAGAACGATATATAGATGGCTGAATAGAGAAGAGGGCCGTCATCCCTGCAATGATTGAGCTGGAGCCGATCAAATAAGATACATATAGGGCGAGTGCTACTGCAAGTCCTGTTTTAATCATCCGTGCACCGAGTTTCATAAAAAACCTTCCTTCATGTTATACAAGCAGATGTATTATATCTTAATCTTAGTCAAATAAGTAGTAGAAAATTACAAACTTCCCAAACAAAATGTATTCATGTTCAAAATAATTTCTGGTCTAATTAGAAATACCCCCCTACAACAGGAGGTTAAACAAGATCTTGTTGAGTTGTAATAATAAACCATCTGCTTAAGTAACTGATACAAAAGAAAAAGGCTTTCGCACAGTGTGCAAAAGCCAACGAGTTTCCTCGAAAGGATGGGAGTGTTTAGCACGAATGACATGCTAAAGAACTTACGAAAAGGGGTTAAGAAATGAAAAGTGCACACATTAATGTACAAATTTTCTGAATTATTTATATGTTAGCATGGATAGGTGTCCAATGCAATTATTTATACATGAAAATGAATAAAAACAATAAAGGTTAGGTTGGCTGGACAAGTTTCAATACATATAACTTTTAAGGTGAGGTTTATAGAAAGGTTTATAAAAAAATCCTCGCAAAAATTTTACTTTGCGAGGATGCATGAATAAATGTATATTTACTCGTTAGCCATTGTTTCGAATGATTTATCTACTGCTCGTAATGTCTCGTCAATATCTTCATCGGTATGAGCGATCGTTAAGAACCAGGCTTCGAATTTTGATGGAGCTAGGTTGATTCCTTCTTTTAACATCAGGTGGAAGAACCTTGCGAACATCTCACCATCTGTGGCATCTGCTTGATCATAGTTTTCTACTTCATCCTCTGTAAAGTATACGGTAAGTGCTCCTTTTAAGCGGTTCACTTTTACAGGGAGTTTGTAAGTTTCAGCATGTTTAAGGATACCATTTTCAAGTTTCTCGCCGAGTCGATCAAGTTTTTCATATGTTCCTTCTTGTTGTAAAACCTCTAAACAAGCAATACCCGCGGAAATAGAGGCTGGGTTACCTGCCATCGTTCCAGCTTGATATGCAGGCCCTAATGGTGCAACTTGTTCCATAATATCAACACGTCCACCATAAGCACCGATTGGTAAACCTCCTCCAATAATTTTTCCGAGAGCTGTCATATCTGGTTCTACACCAACAAGGTCTTGGGCACTGCCGTATGTGAAGCGGAACGCAGTGATGACCTCATCATAAATAACAAGAGCACCTGCTTCATGTGCTAAGTCATTCACTTGTTGTAAGAAGCCGGGTTTCGGTTCTACAATTCCGAAGTTCCCCACAATCGGTTCAACGAGTACTGCTGCTACATCATCACCATACTTATCTAATGCTTCTTTGAAGGATTCGATCTCATTAAATGGAACGGTGATTACTTCTTTCGCCATGGAAGTTGGGATTCCAGCTGAATCTGGTGTTCCAAGTGTTGCGGGTCCGGAACCAGCCGCTACAAGGACAAGGTCAGAGTGGCCGTGATAACATCCAGCGAACTTAATGACCTTTGTTCTGTTTGTATATGCGCGGGCTACGCGAATCGTTGTCATGACAGCTTCAGTTCCTGAGTTTACAAAGCGGACCTTTTCCATAGAAGGAATTGCGTCTTTTAGCATTTTGGCGAAGCGATTCTCTAGTACGGTTGGTGTTCCGTATAAAACACCATTATATGCTGACTTAGCAATGGCCTCAGCGATATGAGGGTGAGCATGTCCAGTGATGATTGGACCGTATGCTGCTAAATAATCGATATAACTATTCCCGTCTACATCCCAGAAGTAAGCACCTTCACCCTTCTCCATAAATACAGGGGTTCCACCACCTACTCCTTTATAGGCGCGGGAAGGGGAGTTAACCCCTCCGACTATATGTTCTTCTGCTTCTTTATATAACTCTTCGGATTTATTCCAATTCATATTTTAACCTCCAGATCAGAAGGACTCATACCTATGTATAGAAGACCTTCACTTATTGTCCAGGGTTCATTCTAACATATATCAAAAGTCTAGGCGCATTGGGCAAGAAGTGATAAAGAAATCATATTCCATAATCGATTTTCGTATTTATAAGGGAAGAGGTAGGAATGGGGGAGGAATATGATATGGCTGTTTCTAATGCTTATTATTCTAGTGTTGGGAGTGTGTTTGTGGGGTTTTTTTAGACAGACCCACTATGAACGTCAGTATTTTTCTGTTCAGCACTTTTATACTTTAGTTCTAGTTTACTTGATTGTAATGATAGGGTTTGGACTCCTCTATTTTGTTCTTTCTTCCCAAGGGTGGAGTATTTTACAGGACGACCTATTGCGAAGGGATTCTGTCTTGGACCGTATGGCGCATTCGATTTATTTTAGTGGGGTTACTTTAATGACGGTTGGGTATGGTGATATTACGCCGATTGGAATCGGACGAGTTATAGCATTGAGTGAAGCACTTATTGGATACATTTTGCCTGCTGCGTTTTTTGTGCAATTCATCCAGGGTAAACGCTGACTTCTTATACCTTACTATGGGCTCAGTTCACTCCCTTCGTAGCTAAACGGCTAAACGGGCGCTTGCGCTTTTCTTATGAGTTGTAAGATGGTCGAACTTTGGTTACGCTTATAGAAGATCATTTTCAGGAGGGATTGGCATGACCATTGAATTAGGAAAACCAGCACCAGATTTTGAATTACAAGCGAGTAATGGGGAAAGCGTAAAGCTGTCAGACTTTCGTGGGAAGAATGTAGTTCTTTATTTTTATCCGAAAGATATGACTCCAGGTTGTACAACGGAAGCATGTGATTTTCGTGACAATCACGATAGCTTTGCAGAATTGGATGCCGTAATTTTAGGAGTTAGTCCAGACCCTGTTGATCGTCATAAAAAGTTTATTGATAAACATGACCTGCCGTTCTTATTACTAGCAGATGAAGATCATAGTGTAGCAGAGGAATATGGAGTATGGAAACTAAAGAAAAACTTCGGGAAAGAATACATGGGCATTGAACGCTCTACTTTCGTTATTGATAAAGAGGGGAACCTTGTGAATGAATGGCGTAAGGTGCGAGTAAAAGGCCATGTTGAGGAAGCGCTAGAATACATTAAAGAAAATTTATCTTAATTGGAAAGGCCCTGGTTAACAACCAGGGCCTTTTAAATAGAAATATATAATACTAAAAAATCGTGCACTATTGTTTACGTAGTTTTTGAATTCTGTTTAAAGTATCTTGATATTCTTGCTCAAGCTGCTGAACATCATCTTTTTGATCAGGTAAACTTAACCGACTGACGATCTCAGTTAGCTTATTTTCCAAAGCCATTAGGTCGTAGGCTTCTTCATCCACTTCTTTAGGTTGATCAAGACTTGTTTGCCAAGCAGTTAAATTCCCATTAAACGAAGTGACGGTACAGTTTTCTAATATCCATAAGTGGTCTGCTGTTTCATTAACAAAGCGGCGGTCGTGAGAAACAAACAACACTGTTCCCGGATAATCCTTGATGAGACTTTCTAAGGCAGAAATAGCTTCTAGGTCTAGGTGATTGGTTGGTTCATCCAAAATCAGCACATTGTAGTCCCCTGTTAAAAGACGTGCTAATGCTGTTTTTACTCGCTCGCCACCGCTTAAGACTCCGATTTTTTTATGAACATCTTCTTCAAAAAAGCGCAATCGACCTAAGATAATGCGAACCACATGTTGAGGGAGAGGGCTATTTTTTTGAACGTATTGCAATATGGTTTTGTCCTCTGGTAAATGAGCAAGTTCTTGCTCAAATAATCCGATATCTGCTTGATTTGTAAGCTCGATATTGTCCCCTGAGGCAAGTAGTTGCTTAATGAGTGTAGTTTTACCGCTACCGTTCGATCCAATCAGTGCTGTTTTTGAACCTGTTCTAAGTTTTAATGAATCAGCTTGAAATAAAATATTGCCATCCAACGATTTTTGTATCTTTTTAGCAGTTAGAACTTGTTTTTTGTGAATAGGGTTTGAAAGTGTATAGTCCATTTTAAGGTCATCCCATTCAAAAGGTTTATCCACCTTCTCCAGCCGTTCAATTCGATCCTCGATGACTTTTGAGACACGCTCGACTTTTTTCTGTTTTCCTGCAGCTTTGTTTTTATGAAGCTGCCATTCTGAATTACTCATTCGAGCAGGTGGCTTTCGCATTCCTTGAGCTTGTTGCTCTTTTTGTCTCATCCGCTCGATTAAACGTTTCTTTTCTTTTACGTATTTATCGTGTACTGCATATTGTTGTTCTATTTTGCGTTGTTTTGCTTGTTCGAAATCACTGAAATTACCCTTATAAGACGTAATCTTGCCTTTTTCAAGTTCCCAAATCTTTGAACAAACTTGATCAAGTAAGGTTCGGTCATGGGATACGATTAAAATAGCTCCGCTGAAGTGAGTGAGTCGTTTCTCGAGCTCTTCAATGTGTTGCCAGTCTAAATTGTTAGAAGGCTCATCTAAAAGAAGGAGATCAGGTGTCAGCTGAAAAATTTCATCTAATTTTGACATCGTAATTTCTCCACCACTTAAATGGTGCCACTCTTTATACTCATCGATATCTGTGTTTAATTGTTTGAAGTAACCAACTGATCCGTACCATTCGACAGTAGGTTGGTCATCTGTCTTTCCAAGTAAATATTCTAGCAAGAGGGATTTTCCTTCGCCGTTTTTACCAACCATTCCGATGCGGTCTCCACTATGAATGCTAAGTTGATCCATATTTAATAATGTCCGATCATCTAAAGCGTAATTTATATTTAACGCATGCATCATTCTCATAAAAAAACCTCCCTGGATTCGCTCCAAAGAGGTAGGTGTTTTCGGCATATGAATGCAAATAGACAAATAAAGCTATAACGTCTAAGGGATTCTTGTGCACAATGCGTCTATTAAAAGTAGACATACCTATCCTATCTGGAACGAGTCGTTTCCGTTTCATATTCATGATAAAACTCGCCTCTCACACATAGGATTAGTACTTCATTGCGCTAAACTTCAGTCCCTTCTAATATATTCCTTTTTATTATATGCAAGTGGATTTAAATTAGCAATCGATTTGAGCAGGTTTTACATAGGATACTTTACATTGTATGAAGGGGTTAAAATAAACATTTAGCTTGTATAAGTTAATCTCACGAGCCTAATTCTATAATTCCAATCAAAACTAGGTTATGGTCCATACCGATTAAGGCAAAGAAGCGTATATTACAGCATGAGACCAACCTCCCCTTACAACGAGAACGGTTATTACGCGATGAAGATGCCTTCATCGCGCTTTTTTTGCTGTAATATAAGAATTAGCACTTATGGGAGCACCTCATTTCTGGGATTTTGAATGGAAAAAAGATAGAATGGAGATAAGTAGTCGTACCTTAATAGGAGGTTTGAAACATGTACGTATTAACGTCGTGCAAAATAAGAAGAGATTTAAGAGAGCAATTAGCTTCAGCAAACCCATCCATTACATATCAGTTTTGTAACAGTATAGAAGAAGCTGTAGAATACCTTCCTAAAGCTGATGTTTTACTTACATATGGGGAAGATTTGGACGAGGAGAAGATTGAACGGGCAGAAAATCTTAAATGGATTATGGTTCTTTCTGCTGGAATGGATCGGATGCCGTTTAACAAAATAGAGGAAAAGGGAATAATCGTAACAAATTCTAAAGGAATTCATAAGACACCAATGGCTGAATATGCGATA is a window encoding:
- a CDS encoding ABC transporter ATP-binding protein; protein product: MSNTKRYMQFVRPYKWKIVLTVAIGILKFGIPLLLPLISKYVIDDIINADMSQAAKIDELLWIMGGGLLVFLVIRPPVEYFRQYLAQWTANTILYDIRGKLFDHIQRLSLRFYSKTKTGEVISRVIHDVEQTKNFVITGLMNIWLDMITIVIAIGIMLYMDVWLTLVSIALFPLYGFAIKYFYGRLRDLTKERSQALAQVQGHLHERVQGMPVVRSFALEDYEQGQFNEQNRHFLDRAIKHTSWNAKTFSVTSTITDLAPLLVITFAGYQVITGNIQVGTMVAFIGYMERVYSPLRRLVNSSTVLTQSLASMDRVFEFMDEKYDIKDKKGAEKLTSVYGDVKFDNVSFRYDEDEPLVLKDLSLDVRKGETIALVGMSGGGKSTLVSLIPRFYDVEKGSIKIDGKDIRDVEARSLRDKIGMVLQDNILFSDSIRMNIKMGNPDATDEDMIAAAKQANAHDFIMGLPNGYDTLVGERGVKLSGGQKQRVAIARVFLKNPPLLILDEATSALDLESENLIQEAMEKLAADRTTFIVAHRLSTITHADRIVLIEDGQIKEAGSHQELMKKQGGYYNLYQVQQLDDSNPEYLGT
- a CDS encoding aromatic acid exporter family protein, with the translated sequence MKLGARMIKTGLAVALALYVSYLIGSSSIIAGMTALFSIQPSIYRSVQSIIEQVQANIIGALSAIIVVLTLGKDPFIIGFTIVIVIALCIKFNMKENTVLLALVAVIAIMETTDMPFFQFTLLRFSSLMIGIFSSFIVNLVFLPPKYETKLFSNIDRNTSDILQWLRITTRHLSDRPALREEIERIDSELMNVDHTYSLYQEERTYLKKRRFQKARKLILFRHLMATTRKSFDVLKTFCKLENEMDKVPEEFRQTLITELDKTIHAHEKIILSVMGRIRPEKNPIEESGVPDIPALVEYLIQFYENRDDEKEQLMFLPLATRLMDYHHQLMRLQKLVTTYQHYHSTEQINVGKKQKPAVK
- a CDS encoding glutamate-1-semialdehyde 2,1-aminomutase, with amino-acid sequence MNWNKSEELYKEAEEHIVGGVNSPSRAYKGVGGGTPVFMEKGEGAYFWDVDGNSYIDYLAAYGPIITGHAHPHIAEAIAKSAYNGVLYGTPTVLENRFAKMLKDAIPSMEKVRFVNSGTEAVMTTIRVARAYTNRTKVIKFAGCYHGHSDLVLVAAGSGPATLGTPDSAGIPTSMAKEVITVPFNEIESFKEALDKYGDDVAAVLVEPIVGNFGIVEPKPGFLQQVNDLAHEAGALVIYDEVITAFRFTYGSAQDLVGVEPDMTALGKIIGGGLPIGAYGGRVDIMEQVAPLGPAYQAGTMAGNPASISAGIACLEVLQQEGTYEKLDRLGEKLENGILKHAETYKLPVKVNRLKGALTVYFTEDEVENYDQADATDGEMFARFFHLMLKEGINLAPSKFEAWFLTIAHTDEDIDETLRAVDKSFETMANE
- a CDS encoding potassium channel family protein; translation: MIGFGLLYFVLSSQGWSILQDDLLRRDSVLDRMAHSIYFSGVTLMTVGYGDITPIGIGRVIALSEALIGYILPAAFFVQFIQGKR
- the bcp gene encoding thioredoxin-dependent thiol peroxidase, with protein sequence MTIELGKPAPDFELQASNGESVKLSDFRGKNVVLYFYPKDMTPGCTTEACDFRDNHDSFAELDAVILGVSPDPVDRHKKFIDKHDLPFLLLADEDHSVAEEYGVWKLKKNFGKEYMGIERSTFVIDKEGNLVNEWRKVRVKGHVEEALEYIKENLS
- the abc-f gene encoding ribosomal protection-like ABC-F family protein, with the translated sequence MRMMHALNINYALDDRTLLNMDQLSIHSGDRIGMVGKNGEGKSLLLEYLLGKTDDQPTVEWYGSVGYFKQLNTDIDEYKEWHHLSGGEITMSKLDEIFQLTPDLLLLDEPSNNLDWQHIEELEKRLTHFSGAILIVSHDRTLLDQVCSKIWELEKGKITSYKGNFSDFEQAKQRKIEQQYAVHDKYVKEKKRLIERMRQKEQQAQGMRKPPARMSNSEWQLHKNKAAGKQKKVERVSKVIEDRIERLEKVDKPFEWDDLKMDYTLSNPIHKKQVLTAKKIQKSLDGNILFQADSLKLRTGSKTALIGSNGSGKTTLIKQLLASGDNIELTNQADIGLFEQELAHLPEDKTILQYVQKNSPLPQHVVRIILGRLRFFEEDVHKKIGVLSGGERVKTALARLLTGDYNVLILDEPTNHLDLEAISALESLIKDYPGTVLFVSHDRRFVNETADHLWILENCTVTSFNGNLTAWQTSLDQPKEVDEEAYDLMALENKLTEIVSRLSLPDQKDDVQQLEQEYQDTLNRIQKLRKQ